The Polyangiaceae bacterium genomic interval CGCGAATTGGGCTTTCGGGCGAACGGCTCGCGGTGACGTCGAAAGAGGGGGCGACGGAGGCTCGATTGACGAGCACGTCGCAGGTATGCGTCATGGGCAATGTGCAAGTATCGACGCAGGCGCTGAAGGCGCTCTTGGATCGAGCGATACCGGTGGCGTTTTTCACGACGGGAGGATATTACATCGGGCGGGCGTGTGGGTATTCGTCGAAGAACGTCGAGCTGCGAATGGCGCAATATGCATGGGCGCGGGACAAGTTGTTCTGTTCGAAGTTCGCGCGAGGGGTGGTGGCGGCGAAAATCCGCAATGGTCGGACGATGTTGCGGCGCAATCACGGCGGCGTGGAAGCTTCGGTGCTTTTCGAGCTGGAGCAATTGGCAAAGAAGGCGGAGAAGACGGAGGATCCCGAGGGGCTTTTGGGGATCGAGGGGACGGCGGCGCGGATTTACTTCGCGGCGTTTGCGGGGATGATCAAAGGTGCGTCGGAGGTTCGGGAGACGTTCGATTGGGCGGGGCGAAATCGACGGCCGCCGAGGGATCCGCTGAATGCGTTGTTGTCGCTGGCGTATTCGCTGCTATCGAAGGAGTTTGCGTTGGCGCTGGAGGCGGTGGGGCTGGATCCGATGATGGGTTTTTATCATCGGCCGCGGTTCGGCAGGCCCGCGTTGGCGCTGGACTTGATGGAGGAAATGCGGCCGATCGTGGCGGATTCGGCGGTGATCACGGCCATTAACAATGGCGTCGTGGGGGTGGATGATTTCGTGCGCGCGGCCGGGTCGGTGGCGCTCACGCCGGAGGCGCGAAAGCGGTTCATCGTGGCGTACGAGCGGCGGATGGATCAATTGGTGACGCACCCGATATTCGGATATCGGTTGAGTTATCGTCGGCTGCTGGAGGTGCAGGCGCGGCTCTTGGGTCGCGTATTGCTTGGGGAAATCGAATCGTATCCGTCTTTTCGGACGCGTTGAGGGGGAAACATGCGGCAGACGTACATCGTATGTTATGACGTGAGTTGTCCGAAGCGGTGGCGGGGTGTATTCAAGACGATGCGTGGGTATGGGGATTCGGTGCAGTATTCGGTGTTTCGGTGCGATTTGAGCAAGCGTGAAATGGTGGAGCTGCGCGACAAATTGCGTGGTATCATCAATCACGCGGAGGATCGGGTGCTCTTCGTGGACGTGGGTCCGGCGGCGGGGCGTGGAAAAGGAGCGTTATGGTCGATGGGGCGGGTGTACGTGCCGCCCGATGACGTCGCGGTGGTGGTTTAATCGGCTGAAAAACCGCGGCGGAGGGCTTTCGAAAGGGGTCGCGGATGGTTCGAAACCACTTGGGACCCCTTTCGAAAGGGGTCTAAAATACTTCGAAACCATTTTGGATGGCTTTCGAAAGGGGTCGCGGCAGGTTCGAAACCACTTGGGACCCCTTTCGAAGGGGCTTTTTGGAGATTTGCTTACGTATTGAGTGGGTTGGAGGGGGGATTCGTTGTCGTTATTGTTCTGTGGGTTTTGCGGGTGAGCGGTTGCGCGCATTGGCTTTGGCTTCGGCGGCGCGGAGGGGTCCGAAGACGAG includes:
- the cas2 gene encoding CRISPR-associated endonuclease Cas2, translated to MRQTYIVCYDVSCPKRWRGVFKTMRGYGDSVQYSVFRCDLSKREMVELRDKLRGIINHAEDRVLFVDVGPAAGRGKGALWSMGRVYVPPDDVAVVV